In a single window of the Olivibacter sp. SDN3 genome:
- a CDS encoding AraC family transcriptional regulator → METGTPIGLLYGPIFYRIYLHTIVRDNHDTNKPTIKHFSAFFLGSLIYLALYVYSRINVQGEVWLYNYYYPCYLFAMGGSILGYSTFIIFRQLQAPIGKPTLENIFFNVLLWLALLTSLPILIFAATPYFSYNVGIHVQYLIYMILVFSTAILCGFIFVRIPRNVVNNRTDLFKIYRCLLTDDLYLETNLTLDKLAHHLGSSSEKCSKILNGYIGINFYQLLANLRIRHAKKLIRNDVENRLTIEHLALLCGYRSKASFNRHFKKLTSCTPSEYKQQTSYSYEKSTNLQPS, encoded by the coding sequence ATGGAGACAGGAACACCTATTGGTTTACTGTATGGCCCTATTTTTTATCGCATTTATTTACACACTATCGTAAGGGACAACCATGATACAAACAAGCCTACTATCAAGCATTTTTCAGCGTTTTTCCTCGGCTCACTTATTTACCTGGCATTATATGTTTATTCGAGAATAAATGTACAGGGAGAGGTGTGGTTATACAACTATTACTACCCTTGTTATTTATTCGCAATGGGCGGTTCTATTTTAGGATATAGTACTTTTATTATTTTTCGGCAACTGCAAGCGCCCATTGGTAAACCAACCCTGGAAAATATATTTTTCAACGTCTTATTGTGGCTTGCATTGCTCACTTCTTTACCTATTTTGATTTTTGCCGCAACACCCTACTTTAGCTATAACGTCGGTATACATGTACAGTACCTGATTTACATGATATTAGTGTTTTCTACAGCTATTTTATGCGGTTTTATCTTCGTTAGAATACCCCGTAATGTTGTAAATAACCGTACTGATCTATTTAAAATATACAGGTGTTTATTGACAGATGACCTTTACCTTGAAACGAACCTCACATTAGACAAATTAGCACATCATTTAGGTTCATCTTCAGAAAAATGTTCTAAAATCCTCAATGGTTATATCGGCATTAACTTCTATCAATTGCTTGCCAACCTTAGGATACGGCATGCTAAAAAACTGATAAGGAACGATGTCGAAAACAGATTGACAATTGAGCACCTCGCCCTGTTATGCGGTTATCGATCGAAAGCCTCTTTTAACCGCCACTTCAAGAAACTAACAAGCTGCACACCGAGCGAATACAAACAGCAGACAAGCTACAGCTATGAAAAATCTACCAATCTCCAACCTTCGTAA
- a CDS encoding exo-alpha-sialidase: MHYLIILVVACSVSLLAQAKEKDISVFVSGQEGYKSFRIPAMIKAPDGSLLAFCEGRVEHAGDFGDIDIVMKRSTDGGKSWGDLHRVVDYSDLQAGNPAPVVDFLDPAYPDGRIFLFYNTGNNHEGEVRKGKGLREVWYVTSEDDGRTWSEPVNITLAVHRPKQPQQNKAYNFSEDWRSYANTPGHAVQFGQGKFEGRIFVAANHSSGEPQEAFKDYSAHGYYTDDHGKTFKLSEDVPFEGGNESMAAVIGVDSLVMNSRNQQGNVRSRIVSISSDGGATWDTTYYDRQLPDPVNQGSVLSFNDKKKGVVLAFCNAADTAARNNLTLRLSDDGGRSWFFQKTIARREQPGKGDHAAYSDMVQVNKRRIGVLFEKNGYKEIVFRPVKW; the protein is encoded by the coding sequence ATGCATTATCTCATAATACTTGTTGTTGCCTGCAGTGTGTCATTATTGGCGCAGGCAAAGGAAAAAGATATTTCCGTTTTTGTTTCGGGACAGGAAGGCTATAAAAGCTTTCGTATCCCTGCCATGATCAAAGCTCCGGATGGGAGTCTATTGGCCTTTTGCGAAGGCAGGGTGGAGCATGCGGGCGACTTTGGTGATATTGACATTGTAATGAAACGCAGCACCGATGGTGGAAAAAGTTGGGGAGATTTACATAGGGTGGTGGATTATAGTGATTTGCAGGCAGGAAACCCTGCTCCCGTGGTAGACTTTTTGGACCCAGCATATCCTGATGGCCGGATTTTTCTATTTTATAATACCGGAAATAATCATGAGGGAGAAGTACGAAAAGGTAAGGGCCTACGCGAAGTATGGTACGTGACTTCGGAAGATGACGGTAGAACTTGGTCGGAACCGGTAAATATTACCTTAGCGGTACATCGGCCAAAACAGCCGCAACAAAATAAAGCCTATAATTTTTCGGAAGATTGGCGCAGCTACGCCAATACGCCCGGGCACGCCGTGCAGTTTGGACAGGGTAAGTTTGAAGGTCGGATTTTCGTAGCAGCAAACCATTCCAGTGGTGAGCCACAGGAGGCTTTTAAAGATTACAGCGCGCATGGCTATTATACCGATGATCATGGAAAAACATTTAAGTTAAGCGAAGATGTTCCTTTCGAAGGTGGAAATGAATCGATGGCGGCAGTGATCGGTGTCGATAGTTTGGTGATGAATTCCAGAAATCAGCAGGGAAATGTACGTAGCAGGATTGTATCCATTAGTAGTGATGGTGGAGCAACTTGGGATACAACATATTATGACAGACAATTGCCTGATCCGGTAAATCAAGGGAGCGTACTTTCTTTTAACGATAAGAAAAAGGGAGTTGTGCTGGCTTTCTGTAATGCCGCAGATACTGCCGCCAGGAATAACCTGACGCTGCGTTTAAGTGACGATGGTGGCAGGTCTTGGTTTTTCCAAAAGACGATTGCCAGACGTGAGCAGCCAGGAAAAGGTGATCATGCGGCCTATTCGGATATGGTGCAGGTGAATAAAAGGCGCATTGGTGTACTCTTTGAAAAAAATGGGTATAAAGAAATTGTGTTTAGACCGGTAAAATGGTAA
- a CDS encoding NAD(P)H-binding protein has protein sequence MHIILGATGQIGSALVSGLLENGQTVKAIIRDEQKAHSVPAIAAVEVADLLHLPSLIHACSDATTLFVLTPEDPKAIDVLATTRSIIENYRKVVVATPVKKIVGLSSIGAQHEKGTGNLRASYLLEHAFEDLAVQQIFIRPAYYFSNWLPYLGSVKEQGILPTFFPVDQQLPMVAPNDVAAVLTDVMIKDSDEASKRVYEVEGPTWYSAADVALAFSQSLDIDVRAEQVPRAQWEEMLQSSGFSADAATQLIEMTEAVIDGRALPEGIGNVSFRGQTTLQRYIAEIVAQPMT, from the coding sequence ATGCATATCATTTTGGGGGCTACCGGACAAATAGGTTCGGCACTGGTTTCGGGACTGTTAGAGAACGGCCAAACGGTGAAGGCTATTATACGAGACGAACAGAAGGCACATAGCGTACCTGCTATCGCCGCTGTTGAAGTTGCCGACCTCCTGCACCTACCTTCCTTGATTCATGCCTGCAGCGATGCTACCACCCTATTCGTACTCACACCTGAAGATCCGAAAGCCATCGACGTATTGGCCACCACCCGAAGCATCATCGAAAATTATAGAAAAGTCGTCGTCGCTACGCCGGTAAAAAAGATAGTTGGATTATCTTCCATAGGTGCCCAACATGAAAAAGGCACAGGCAATTTGCGCGCATCCTATCTATTAGAACATGCTTTCGAAGACTTAGCCGTCCAGCAGATCTTCATTCGCCCCGCATATTATTTCAGCAACTGGCTGCCTTATCTAGGTTCCGTAAAAGAACAAGGAATCCTACCTACCTTCTTTCCGGTTGATCAACAGCTGCCCATGGTCGCTCCAAATGATGTTGCAGCGGTATTAACCGATGTGATGATCAAAGATAGCGATGAAGCCAGTAAGCGCGTATATGAAGTAGAGGGGCCAACGTGGTATAGCGCAGCAGATGTGGCTTTAGCTTTCTCACAAAGTCTGGATATCGATGTGCGGGCCGAACAAGTTCCACGTGCCCAATGGGAAGAAATGTTACAAAGTTCTGGCTTCTCGGCCGATGCCGCAACGCAACTTATCGAAATGACCGAAGCGGTGATTGATGGTCGCGCTTTACCGGAAGGTATTGGTAATGTAAGCTTTAGGGGTCAAACCACTTTACAAAGGTATATAGCCGAGATTGTTGCTCAACCTATGACCTAA
- a CDS encoding family 20 glycosylhydrolase, with product MGRLMKTSVFFALFFSFYSLLAKVDEKPSMLIPLPQQVSWGKGQISIGNIKSIVISDDRLQKEALILQQMMKQMGAELELVDQREGTAGHRPVISLALAQVEAPHHEGEAYHLQVAPAGITLKANTEKGIFYAIQTLMQLARPSGILSACDINDWPAYAWRGYMVDVGRNFQSMALLKEQIDVMAAYKLNIFHFHLTEDIAWRLESKKFPQLTESGNMLRNAGKYYTEADFKELIAYCKARHITLVPEIDMPGHSGAFERAMKTDMQSDSGMFYLKQLLQEFCDTYDLDYLHVGGDEVKITNEQFLPEMVAFLDSMGKRTLGWEPGGNLPGSTIRQLWQEGPSPVSDTALLQYVDSKHLYLNHMDPLETVTTLFHRQIGGQPMGNNALLGGILCSWPDRAVRCERDVLNQNAIYPGMITFAERAWQGGGVAEWVANIGAPGTWESSCFAAFEKRLLDHQQHYFVNKPFPYMRQANIKWQFYGPYANGGDLEQSFEPSNRVMDSVKYTPAFETLGGTVILRHWWDKVIQGILTNPEEFTTWYAQTRIWSESDTIRDFWIGFDNFSRSYASDAPLAGTWDNRKSRVWVNGGEIRPPNWKQAGRKGDLERPMMDEGYTFREPSRIKLKRGWNNVLVKLPVGSFKGKDWQNPVKWMFTFVPVD from the coding sequence ATGGGTAGGCTGATGAAAACAAGTGTCTTTTTTGCTTTATTTTTTTCTTTTTATAGCTTGTTGGCCAAGGTAGATGAAAAGCCGTCTATGCTGATACCGCTACCACAACAGGTGAGCTGGGGGAAGGGGCAGATAAGTATAGGGAATATAAAGTCAATAGTCATAAGCGATGATCGCTTGCAAAAGGAGGCTTTGATTTTACAGCAGATGATGAAGCAAATGGGGGCAGAGTTGGAGCTTGTAGACCAACGGGAGGGTACCGCTGGGCATAGACCGGTTATCTCCCTGGCCTTGGCTCAGGTGGAGGCCCCTCATCATGAGGGGGAGGCTTATCATTTGCAAGTGGCACCAGCGGGTATTACGTTAAAAGCGAATACGGAGAAAGGTATCTTTTATGCTATACAGACACTCATGCAGTTGGCAAGGCCATCAGGCATCTTGAGCGCTTGTGACATTAATGACTGGCCTGCCTATGCGTGGCGTGGATATATGGTGGATGTAGGACGAAACTTTCAGTCTATGGCACTGCTGAAAGAACAGATTGACGTAATGGCCGCTTATAAGCTTAATATCTTTCATTTTCATTTAACCGAAGATATTGCCTGGCGTTTGGAAAGTAAAAAGTTTCCTCAGTTAACCGAATCGGGAAACATGTTGCGTAACGCGGGTAAATACTATACGGAAGCTGATTTTAAGGAGCTGATTGCTTATTGTAAAGCAAGACATATTACGTTGGTGCCTGAAATAGATATGCCGGGCCACAGCGGTGCCTTCGAGAGAGCGATGAAAACCGACATGCAAAGTGATAGCGGCATGTTTTATCTAAAACAGCTCTTACAGGAGTTTTGTGATACCTATGATCTGGACTACTTACATGTGGGAGGCGATGAGGTGAAAATTACCAATGAGCAATTTTTGCCTGAAATGGTTGCCTTTCTGGATAGCATGGGTAAGCGCACTTTAGGGTGGGAACCCGGGGGGAATCTGCCGGGAAGCACTATTCGTCAACTTTGGCAGGAAGGACCCAGCCCTGTTTCGGATACCGCGTTGCTTCAGTATGTGGATTCGAAACACCTTTACCTCAACCATATGGATCCCTTGGAGACGGTAACGACACTTTTTCACCGGCAGATTGGTGGGCAGCCTATGGGAAATAACGCATTACTGGGAGGAATCTTGTGCTCTTGGCCGGATAGGGCGGTACGCTGCGAAAGGGATGTACTGAATCAGAATGCGATCTATCCGGGCATGATTACTTTTGCGGAAAGAGCGTGGCAGGGAGGGGGCGTAGCGGAGTGGGTGGCAAATATAGGTGCCCCGGGCACCTGGGAAAGTAGCTGTTTTGCAGCCTTTGAAAAGCGCTTACTGGACCATCAACAGCATTATTTTGTAAACAAGCCCTTTCCTTATATGAGGCAGGCTAACATCAAATGGCAGTTTTATGGCCCTTATGCCAATGGAGGCGATCTGGAGCAGTCTTTTGAACCTTCAAATAGGGTAATGGATTCGGTGAAGTATACTCCTGCTTTTGAAACGCTTGGGGGTACCGTTATTTTAAGACATTGGTGGGATAAAGTGATCCAAGGTATCTTGACGAATCCAGAGGAATTTACCACTTGGTATGCACAGACGCGCATTTGGAGTGAGAGTGATACGATAAGAGATTTTTGGATAGGTTTCGATAATTTCTCCCGCTCTTATGCTTCAGATGCTCCACTGGCTGGTACCTGGGATAACAGGAAAAGCCGTGTTTGGGTAAATGGCGGTGAAATTAGGCCTCCCAATTGGAAACAGGCGGGTAGGAAAGGAGATTTGGAGCGGCCGATGATGGACGAGGGTTATACCTTTCGGGAACCTTCACGAATAAAATTAAAAAGAGGCTGGAACAATGTGCTGGTTAAACTACCTGTGGGTAGTTTTAAAGGAAAAGATTGGCAAAACCCAGTGAAATGGATGTTTACTTTTGTTCCGGTGGACTGA
- a CDS encoding TonB-dependent receptor, translating into MKQAYLFLLALMLVATNRLYAQERSLAGYVFAESDASPLKGVTVRLSGIPNSSISDDEGRFSFENLAEGTYTLSFTYLGYEQQRMQVNFPLPESKDLRIFLKPAADQLQAVEIIGRKEQTYKNTSSFAGTKTETPIKYVPQAISYVTKEVMDDQQAFKTSDVLKNISGVNVFSFYNNDFTLRGFRAGNALINGLRDATNSWGQSLLPNVERIEVIKGPASALFANTDPGGTVNTVTKKPLDVNRKSVNFATGSYNTYRMTSDFTGPMNEEKTLLYRLNLAYQNAQSFRVLQGGEDIVIAPSVSFIPNDKTQVNIDFVYSKTKSKLDRGQPIFGASAGTDLYSTPVSFAIGKENDYANELNLYTTASLQHKFTDNISFNASYMKFLYDEDLLEHRTSNSYAVDADNVQIPTLMEMQTIRRQRKNYNDNITLYLVSDFNTGPLKHKLLTGYDYIQNVSPVGGSNYNALGYRNAANNGIINTYDPANRDAYLIRDNIPVPNVPHFDLANPDYSISEISGYFNVSSPQPVTKYFVNGVYLQDQITWGPLQALIAFRQEFYTDILNYQQEDSEEVQQKAFIPRFGLVYTPIEPVSLYATYAQGYQPQGAGTIGDPGRFGGPFDPLTSTMLEVGSKMEFLQKMLSVNFAAYHIEQNNILINANDPGNPELLRQVGQQRSRGMELDVYGQLRPNLSITANLAINETIITESDDEAEIGNVLPNAPKHQGGIWAKYTFTIPALRGIGIGAGANYVSTRATFSEQLTLPAYVVADAALYYTVDKFKLSANLNNIFNKTHWVGGYDFNRLFPGTPRNFLVGVGYTF; encoded by the coding sequence ATGAAACAAGCCTACCTTTTCCTGCTGGCTTTGATGCTGGTAGCCACAAATAGATTGTATGCGCAGGAGCGCTCACTTGCTGGCTACGTATTTGCCGAATCGGATGCTTCTCCTTTAAAAGGGGTGACGGTTCGCCTGAGCGGCATACCTAACAGTAGTATTTCTGATGATGAAGGGCGGTTTTCTTTCGAAAACCTTGCTGAAGGTACGTATACGTTATCGTTCACTTACCTGGGCTATGAGCAACAACGTATGCAGGTTAACTTTCCTTTGCCGGAGTCGAAAGACCTTCGTATATTCTTAAAGCCGGCTGCCGATCAGCTACAGGCAGTGGAAATCATTGGTCGTAAAGAACAGACTTATAAGAACACTTCTTCCTTTGCGGGTACAAAAACCGAAACCCCTATCAAATATGTACCGCAGGCCATTAGTTATGTTACAAAGGAGGTGATGGATGATCAGCAAGCTTTTAAAACCAGTGATGTGTTGAAGAACATTAGCGGTGTGAATGTTTTCTCTTTCTATAATAATGATTTTACGCTGCGCGGTTTCAGAGCCGGTAATGCTTTGATCAATGGCCTGCGCGATGCTACAAACAGTTGGGGACAATCGCTATTGCCCAATGTGGAGCGCATAGAGGTTATCAAAGGCCCCGCCTCGGCTTTATTTGCCAATACTGATCCGGGAGGTACGGTAAATACGGTAACTAAGAAACCATTGGACGTAAATCGTAAGTCGGTTAATTTTGCCACGGGAAGCTATAACACTTACCGGATGACCAGCGATTTTACCGGACCGATGAATGAGGAGAAGACCTTATTGTATCGCTTGAATTTAGCCTATCAGAATGCGCAGTCGTTCAGGGTATTGCAGGGGGGTGAAGATATCGTGATTGCACCTTCGGTTTCCTTTATACCGAATGATAAAACGCAGGTAAATATCGATTTTGTCTACTCCAAAACCAAATCAAAGCTCGACCGAGGTCAGCCGATTTTTGGTGCTTCGGCCGGTACAGATCTATACTCTACCCCGGTATCTTTTGCCATCGGTAAGGAAAACGATTATGCCAATGAGCTTAATCTTTATACCACCGCTTCCTTGCAGCATAAGTTTACCGATAATATCTCTTTTAATGCCTCGTATATGAAGTTTCTGTACGATGAGGATCTTTTGGAGCACCGCACGTCTAATAGCTATGCCGTTGATGCAGACAACGTACAGATACCTACGCTAATGGAAATGCAGACTATCCGTCGCCAACGAAAGAACTATAATGATAATATCACGCTGTATCTTGTGAGTGATTTTAATACCGGACCTTTAAAACATAAACTGCTTACCGGCTATGATTATATACAGAATGTTTCTCCGGTTGGGGGCTCTAATTATAATGCTTTAGGGTATCGGAATGCAGCGAATAATGGAATTATCAACACTTATGATCCGGCTAATCGTGATGCCTATTTAATACGCGATAATATTCCAGTACCAAATGTGCCTCATTTCGACCTGGCCAATCCAGATTATTCCATTTCGGAGATTTCAGGTTATTTCAATGTTTCTAGTCCACAACCGGTTACCAAATATTTCGTGAATGGGGTGTATCTACAGGATCAGATTACCTGGGGCCCTTTACAGGCACTGATTGCTTTTAGACAGGAGTTTTATACCGATATTTTAAATTACCAACAGGAGGATAGTGAAGAGGTGCAGCAAAAGGCCTTTATACCGCGCTTTGGTTTGGTGTATACACCTATAGAGCCGGTGAGTCTGTATGCAACTTATGCACAGGGATATCAGCCCCAGGGAGCAGGTACCATTGGTGATCCGGGGCGCTTCGGCGGACCTTTCGACCCGCTAACCAGTACCATGCTTGAGGTCGGGTCTAAAATGGAGTTCTTGCAGAAAATGTTGAGCGTGAATTTTGCCGCTTACCATATTGAACAGAACAATATTTTGATTAATGCCAATGACCCTGGAAACCCGGAGTTACTTCGTCAGGTAGGTCAGCAGCGTTCGAGAGGAATGGAACTGGATGTGTATGGACAGTTACGGCCAAATTTGAGTATTACTGCTAACTTAGCGATAAATGAAACCATCATTACGGAAAGTGATGATGAAGCGGAAATAGGTAATGTACTGCCAAATGCTCCTAAACATCAAGGGGGCATTTGGGCAAAATATACCTTTACCATTCCTGCTCTGAGAGGTATAGGGATTGGTGCGGGCGCAAATTATGTGAGTACGCGTGCCACTTTCAGTGAACAGCTGACTTTGCCTGCTTATGTGGTGGCAGACGCGGCGCTGTATTATACGGTTGACAAGTTTAAGCTGTCTGCCAACCTGAATAATATATTTAACAAAACGCATTGGGTAGGTGGGTATGATTTTAACCGTCTGTTTCCGGGAACACCCCGAAATTTTCTGGTAGGTGTAGGCTACACTTTTTAG
- a CDS encoding hybrid sensor histidine kinase/response regulator — MKKDIQILYIDDEVQNLISFKSSLRFDYQVFIASTINEARHLLEKHPDIRIIFSDQRMPGMMGTDFFEELKSTYPLPIRILLTGYADKEAAINAINRGNVFKFLTKPWNIEEIYGVIKEANTHYETKLLMITQKQELERAYSELDKFTNNVSHDIRNPLGGIISIIKFAERSKNPEEIQDILSLVRTSSEHLDNYVINLQDFYKTKQGQLHYEAIDLNSIFQDLLKVFQAAIITTNIHFIVKNDLQTPFQSDKTLLQIILYNLIANAIKFQKPDTDEKKITIHSYIEDKQVYIALTDTGIGIKEQHKDNIFNLFYRASSQFEGSGLGLYNVSQAVQKLHGQLTVNSVPGEGSTFTIKLPYIAH, encoded by the coding sequence ATGAAAAAAGACATACAGATCCTCTACATAGACGATGAAGTGCAAAACTTAATCAGTTTTAAGAGTTCGTTGAGATTTGATTATCAGGTGTTCATTGCCAGTACGATCAATGAAGCGCGGCATTTGCTGGAAAAACATCCTGATATCCGTATCATCTTTTCCGATCAACGGATGCCCGGTATGATGGGTACTGATTTTTTTGAAGAGCTCAAATCCACCTATCCCCTTCCCATACGAATCTTATTAACAGGCTATGCAGATAAAGAGGCCGCTATAAATGCTATCAACAGAGGTAACGTCTTTAAATTTCTCACCAAACCCTGGAACATAGAAGAAATTTATGGAGTTATAAAAGAAGCCAATACCCATTACGAAACAAAGCTGTTAATGATTACGCAAAAACAAGAATTAGAACGGGCCTATAGCGAGCTAGATAAATTCACAAACAACGTCAGTCATGATATCAGAAACCCATTGGGAGGAATCATCTCCATTATAAAATTCGCCGAACGTAGTAAGAATCCAGAGGAGATACAGGATATCCTTTCACTGGTGAGAACCTCTTCTGAGCATCTGGATAACTATGTTATCAATCTTCAGGATTTCTACAAAACCAAACAAGGTCAGCTACACTACGAAGCAATTGACCTCAACAGTATATTTCAAGATCTTTTAAAGGTATTTCAGGCAGCAATCATCACAACAAACATCCACTTCATTGTAAAAAATGATTTGCAGACCCCCTTTCAAAGTGATAAGACCTTATTACAAATTATCCTATACAACTTAATTGCCAATGCCATTAAATTTCAAAAACCAGATACTGACGAAAAAAAAATAACCATTCATTCCTATATCGAAGACAAACAAGTTTATATCGCGTTAACCGATACAGGAATTGGCATCAAAGAGCAACATAAAGACAATATATTCAACCTCTTCTACAGAGCCTCTTCGCAGTTTGAGGGTAGTGGTTTAGGTTTATATAACGTTTCACAGGCCGTGCAGAAACTCCATGGTCAGCTAACCGTAAACTCGGTGCCTGGAGAGGGGTCTACCTTCACCATTAAGCTACCCTATATTGCCCACTGA
- a CDS encoding PepSY domain-containing protein: MAGGTGKKDKKLLWKLHHWAGLYTGVLIGILSLTGALAVFIPEIDALIIKYYHQAKVENNLAELKLNVAIDSLKRAHADYRSMMIALPEKEGQVLQVDLIRPGKGGEGFERYDFFIDTGTGKLIGKRDHQNSLANYMRQMHVRLYEGNWGRQLVGIGGIALAVLVITGLLIYGDFMKKQQWPKLRKTGKLRIMMADWHKLLGISALAFNLVIALTGAWLGLQPWLMRWLNIGIPNAFKQEVVMEAADDKALDVDWNKALAVTKETFPELEPRYLVPSTNGAGTIGIRGNIRGTVYERESNLLVLDKVHYRPVFKYDIRKQTVGAKFYFIQEALHFGDFGGLLLKFVYALLGLVSAFLSISGFVIYYYRTERKKGRRTTALKMTFLWSAVILLLLILIALISLFVGYTQAATVAAVIINTLLVGLLLYALVDFLRKRYLQ, from the coding sequence ATGGCTGGAGGTACTGGTAAAAAGGATAAGAAGTTGCTATGGAAATTGCACCATTGGGCCGGACTGTATACGGGCGTGCTCATTGGTATACTGAGCCTTACTGGAGCCCTGGCTGTTTTTATTCCGGAAATTGATGCGCTTATCATCAAATATTATCATCAGGCAAAGGTTGAAAATAACCTAGCTGAGCTAAAGCTAAATGTAGCGATCGATTCGCTGAAGCGTGCCCATGCTGATTATCGTTCGATGATGATCGCACTCCCCGAGAAAGAAGGGCAGGTATTGCAGGTGGACCTGATCAGGCCTGGAAAGGGAGGAGAAGGTTTTGAACGGTACGATTTCTTTATAGATACTGGAACGGGTAAACTTATCGGTAAACGCGACCACCAGAATAGTTTGGCGAATTATATGCGACAGATGCACGTGCGCTTGTATGAAGGTAATTGGGGGAGGCAGCTGGTAGGAATTGGCGGAATTGCTTTAGCTGTGCTGGTGATTACGGGTTTACTGATCTATGGCGACTTTATGAAAAAGCAGCAATGGCCTAAGCTCCGGAAAACGGGAAAATTGCGTATTATGATGGCTGATTGGCATAAGTTGTTGGGCATCAGTGCACTCGCTTTTAATTTGGTGATAGCGCTTACGGGGGCCTGGCTTGGACTGCAACCTTGGTTGATGCGGTGGTTGAACATTGGGATACCGAATGCCTTTAAACAGGAGGTAGTGATGGAGGCAGCTGATGATAAAGCCTTAGACGTTGATTGGAACAAAGCTTTAGCTGTGACTAAAGAGACTTTTCCGGAATTGGAGCCGCGTTACTTAGTGCCTTCTACGAATGGAGCTGGTACCATCGGCATCAGAGGTAATATCCGTGGTACTGTGTACGAACGTGAATCAAACTTATTGGTGCTGGATAAAGTACATTATCGACCCGTTTTTAAATACGATATTCGTAAACAAACGGTTGGCGCTAAGTTTTATTTTATACAAGAGGCGCTACATTTTGGCGACTTTGGTGGACTGTTATTGAAATTTGTTTATGCCCTACTTGGGCTGGTGAGCGCTTTTCTATCTATCAGTGGCTTTGTTATTTATTATTACCGGACGGAAAGGAAAAAAGGGCGCCGAACAACTGCACTTAAAATGACTTTTTTGTGGTCGGCCGTGATTCTGCTCTTGCTGATACTGATAGCGCTGATCAGTTTGTTTGTGGGGTATACGCAAGCGGCAACTGTTGCCGCGGTTATTATTAACACCTTGTTAGTGGGGTTACTGCTTTACGCATTGGTAGATTTTTTAAGAAAACGCTATTTACAATAG
- a CDS encoding AraC family transcriptional regulator, giving the protein MINYNSEGFVYQFLKLTIVKAIILSLFIYGITSLHLFNRYPIKPTVHFKLLTKIPVILCLVAFLLISTSIVKHESNFTYHITRFMLYTMMMLVSIWILDHRINLLIGTGDNRLEDASLKKQETNRRYYKSALPRATLLAYEEKVAHAINEERLYLNPSLDIKMMADYLHISKHHLSQVFSMQIRKTFNEYISEARIKHVCDVLKSNNNIIIEHLAYESGFNSKTSFYRHFKQHTGFTPSQYQENIKTKPVACIN; this is encoded by the coding sequence ATGATAAACTATAACTCCGAAGGCTTCGTTTACCAGTTTCTAAAACTCACCATCGTAAAAGCGATCATCTTATCACTATTTATCTACGGTATAACCAGTTTGCATTTATTTAATAGGTACCCTATCAAACCAACGGTTCATTTTAAATTATTGACAAAAATTCCGGTTATACTTTGCTTAGTGGCATTTCTGCTAATATCTACATCAATTGTTAAGCATGAAAGCAATTTTACTTACCATATTACAAGGTTCATGTTATACACCATGATGATGCTGGTTAGTATATGGATACTTGATCATCGAATAAATTTGTTGATCGGCACAGGAGACAACAGGTTGGAGGATGCCTCGCTAAAAAAACAAGAAACGAATAGACGATACTACAAATCTGCTCTTCCTAGAGCAACATTACTGGCTTATGAAGAAAAGGTAGCACATGCAATAAATGAAGAACGGTTGTACCTCAACCCAAGTTTAGATATTAAAATGATGGCAGATTATCTACATATTAGTAAACACCATCTATCACAGGTTTTCAGTATGCAAATACGCAAAACCTTTAATGAGTATATCAGCGAAGCGCGTATCAAACATGTTTGCGACGTGCTGAAGAGCAATAACAACATAATTATAGAACATTTAGCCTATGAAAGCGGTTTTAACTCCAAAACATCTTTTTACAGACATTTCAAACAACACACCGGCTTTACGCCTTCACAATATCAGGAAAACATAAAAACAAAACCAGTAGCGTGTATCAATTAA